One Kangiella geojedonensis DNA segment encodes these proteins:
- a CDS encoding monovalent cation:proton antiporter-2 (CPA2) family protein: MEEASILYQAFVFLLAAVVGVPIAKQLGLGSVLGYLIAGIIIGPFALGLVGQDVTDIMHFAEFGVVMMLFLIGLELQPKKLWKMRMPILGLGGLQVIITMLLLTLLALAFDLHWKMALAIGMILALSSTAIVLQTLSEKDLLRTDAGKSAFSVLLFQDIAVIPMLTLLPLLATLPVESSQSVGHTELEAWQQAALVLGVISGIIIVGRYLVRPIFNWIARTGLREIFIATSLLLVLSITIAMQEIGLSPALGAFLAGVVLAESEYRHELEVGLVTFKSLLLGLFFITVGASINLDMLMQSPGLIALLLVSLIAIKIIVLMILAKQFKMSLIENLLFSFALAQGGEFAFVLFSFASQNGVLSNDIISLLTVVVALSMALTPVLLIACEKLIIPRLSFGKERRAFDKVDDGETPVIVAGYGRFGQIVSRILRSQGFDTTLLEYDAVQIDLVKKFGTKAYYGDVTNEEVLRAAGADDAKMMVIAVGNQEKTLKVIDLCHKHFPHLKIYSRAKGRREAYEQKKAGADFVMRETLGSAVVLGREALMGLGYRKYQAHRTATAFYHYDSQHLEELAELWGDKQYVIKAAERAEMLEAVLKADQRDSKVMRRAWNTPVSLEEEESDDSENEGENSDSSSKESSEKKKSRP, from the coding sequence ATGGAAGAAGCGAGCATTCTTTATCAAGCGTTTGTTTTCCTTCTCGCCGCGGTTGTTGGTGTTCCAATTGCGAAGCAGTTGGGCTTGGGGTCAGTTCTCGGCTATTTAATCGCAGGTATTATTATTGGTCCTTTTGCCTTAGGGTTAGTGGGACAAGATGTCACAGACATCATGCACTTCGCGGAGTTTGGCGTGGTCATGATGTTATTTTTGATTGGCTTGGAACTGCAGCCTAAAAAACTCTGGAAAATGCGAATGCCCATTTTGGGGCTTGGTGGCCTGCAGGTCATTATTACCATGCTCTTACTAACGCTGTTGGCTTTGGCGTTTGATCTGCACTGGAAAATGGCGCTTGCGATCGGCATGATTTTAGCTCTATCCTCAACCGCCATCGTATTACAAACTTTATCGGAGAAAGATTTATTACGAACTGATGCTGGCAAGTCAGCTTTTTCAGTGCTTCTATTCCAAGATATTGCCGTCATCCCCATGCTGACCTTGTTACCTTTATTGGCAACTTTGCCAGTAGAAAGCTCACAATCAGTTGGCCATACTGAGCTGGAAGCATGGCAACAGGCAGCGTTAGTCCTTGGCGTCATTAGTGGCATTATTATCGTTGGCCGTTATCTGGTAAGGCCTATTTTCAACTGGATTGCTCGCACAGGCCTGCGCGAGATTTTTATCGCAACCTCTTTGTTGTTGGTCTTAAGTATTACTATTGCTATGCAAGAGATTGGATTGTCACCAGCGTTAGGTGCTTTCTTGGCAGGGGTAGTGTTGGCGGAGAGTGAGTATCGACACGAATTAGAAGTGGGGCTGGTCACGTTTAAAAGTTTACTCTTAGGCCTTTTCTTTATAACGGTTGGCGCCAGCATCAACCTCGACATGCTGATGCAATCTCCAGGTCTTATTGCTTTGTTATTGGTATCTTTAATCGCGATTAAAATTATCGTGCTGATGATATTGGCTAAACAGTTCAAGATGTCGTTAATTGAGAATTTACTGTTCTCGTTTGCCTTAGCGCAAGGTGGTGAATTTGCTTTCGTTCTCTTTAGCTTCGCTTCTCAAAACGGAGTTTTGAGCAACGACATCATTTCCTTGCTCACTGTGGTGGTGGCGCTTTCGATGGCTCTAACGCCAGTGTTATTGATTGCTTGTGAAAAACTGATTATTCCGCGCTTGTCTTTCGGCAAAGAGCGCCGTGCCTTTGATAAAGTTGATGATGGTGAAACTCCAGTCATCGTCGCAGGCTACGGGCGCTTCGGACAGATCGTGTCGCGCATACTACGCTCGCAGGGGTTTGATACTACGTTGCTGGAGTACGATGCGGTTCAAATCGACTTGGTTAAGAAGTTTGGTACCAAAGCCTACTATGGTGATGTAACGAATGAAGAGGTACTTAGAGCCGCTGGCGCTGATGATGCGAAGATGATGGTCATTGCGGTTGGTAACCAAGAAAAGACGCTAAAAGTTATCGACCTGTGTCATAAACATTTCCCACACCTAAAGATTTACTCGCGTGCTAAAGGTCGTCGTGAAGCTTATGAGCAGAAGAAAGCTGGTGCTGATTTTGTCATGCGTGAAACCTTGGGGTCAGCGGTGGTACTGGGTAGAGAAGCTTTGATGGGACTCGGCTATCGTAAGTATCAAGCGCACAGAACGGCAACCGCATTTTACCACTATGATTCTCAACATTTAGAAGAGTTAGCTGAGTTGTGGGGTGATAAGCAATACGTGATTAAAGCTGCTGAGCGCGCAGAAATGCTGGAGGCTGTTTTGAAAGCTGACCAAAGAGACTCAAAAGTTATGCGCCGCGCGTGGAATACACCCGTGTCACTGGAAGAAGAGGAGAGTGATGACTCCGAAAACGAGGGCGAAAACTCTGACTCTTCTTCAAAAGAATCATCAGAAAAGAAGAAATCTCGGCCTTGA
- a CDS encoding NAD(P)H-dependent oxidoreductase produces MTTRVLLNLVHPIFEKSWANQVMLEAIKDLDYVRVNDLYEEYPDYFVDIKREQKLLLEHSLIIFQHPFYWYSSPSLLKEWQDLVLAEGFAYGEGGYQLAGRYWMNAITAGAAKDSYTPHGFNNFSTTELLRPFEQTADFCGMNFVEPFVMYEAETLSHSAVEKEAQRYRDYVDSLVQSFDLLKDADNTEEG; encoded by the coding sequence ATGACGACTCGTGTCCTGCTAAATTTAGTACATCCTATTTTTGAAAAGTCTTGGGCTAACCAGGTCATGCTTGAGGCTATAAAGGATCTGGATTATGTTCGAGTTAATGACTTATATGAAGAATATCCCGACTATTTTGTCGACATTAAACGTGAGCAAAAGCTGCTACTCGAGCATTCCTTAATCATTTTTCAACACCCTTTTTATTGGTACAGCTCTCCTTCTTTACTCAAAGAGTGGCAAGACTTAGTCCTCGCAGAGGGGTTTGCTTATGGAGAAGGAGGCTACCAGTTAGCAGGGCGTTATTGGATGAATGCCATTACTGCTGGTGCGGCTAAAGACAGCTACACTCCTCATGGTTTTAACAATTTTTCGACCACTGAGTTGCTCAGACCTTTTGAGCAAACGGCTGATTTCTGTGGCATGAACTTTGTTGAACCGTTTGTGATGTATGAGGCTGAAACACTGAGTCACAGCGCTGTTGAAAAAGAAGCTCAACGTTATCGTGATTATGTGGATTCATTGGTTCAGTCTTTTGATTTGCTGAAAGACGCTGACAATACAGAGGAGGGATAA
- a CDS encoding elongation factor P hydroxylase codes for MLFEAPLQQFEPSPIDSSSSECCYQQPSVQHLAEAFNRHFKQHSTQLMPGATEPFYQAAKSPDEAAIIFSSHDYFSSALHEIAHWCIAGVERRQIDDYGYWYEPDGRSPEQQIAFFKVEVKPQALEWAFSLAAGIPFRLSIDNLDGGAEASKQADAFRDDVYRQLGCYFLEGFPPRALSMIQLLCKLYRQQHPIHQPHIDSCLL; via the coding sequence ATGTTATTTGAAGCACCGTTACAACAGTTTGAACCTAGCCCGATTGACAGCTCATCTTCTGAATGCTGCTATCAACAACCGAGTGTTCAGCACTTGGCTGAAGCCTTCAATCGGCATTTTAAGCAACACAGTACCCAATTAATGCCTGGTGCTACGGAACCGTTTTACCAGGCTGCTAAGTCCCCAGATGAAGCTGCTATCATTTTTTCAAGCCACGACTATTTCTCCAGTGCGCTCCACGAGATCGCACACTGGTGTATTGCTGGTGTTGAACGCCGTCAGATAGACGATTATGGTTACTGGTATGAGCCCGACGGTCGCAGTCCCGAGCAACAGATAGCGTTTTTTAAAGTCGAAGTAAAGCCACAAGCTTTAGAGTGGGCTTTTAGTCTTGCTGCAGGTATTCCCTTTAGACTAAGCATTGATAACCTTGACGGTGGTGCTGAAGCTTCAAAGCAAGCTGATGCTTTTCGTGATGACGTTTACCGTCAACTGGGTTGCTACTTCTTAGAAGGTTTTCCGCCACGAGCATTGTCTATGATACAGCTCTTATGCAAGCTCTATCGACAACAACACCCCATTCATCAACCGCATATAGACTCATGTTTACTTTAG
- a CDS encoding ABC transporter permease produces the protein MNLPEIGYLELLISCFPVVLVAVIFYRWKANSKELIIATLRMVGQLIAIGFVLVYLFKETSSWLGLLVMSIMLVAAGWIAMRPLVDKSLKHIAQLSSALLLGCGSILGLVIVFVLDLSPWYQPRFVIPLAGMLLANTMNSLSLSGERFDTEVKAGALLEAARNKAFYTAMIPQINCLLAVGLVALPGMMTGQILSGVSPLVAVRYQIVIMVAILCSSAFSTAWYLMSRHRQSVDEN, from the coding sequence TTGAACTTGCCCGAAATTGGTTATCTAGAATTGTTAATAAGCTGCTTCCCCGTTGTGTTGGTGGCAGTTATTTTTTATCGCTGGAAAGCCAATAGCAAAGAATTAATCATTGCCACCTTACGCATGGTAGGACAATTGATTGCGATTGGCTTTGTGCTGGTCTATTTATTCAAAGAAACTTCCAGTTGGTTAGGCCTATTAGTCATGTCAATAATGCTCGTCGCTGCGGGTTGGATTGCCATGAGACCATTGGTTGATAAGAGTCTTAAACATATTGCTCAGCTTTCATCCGCTTTGTTGCTTGGGTGTGGCTCAATTTTAGGACTGGTCATTGTTTTTGTATTGGATTTATCGCCTTGGTATCAGCCTCGGTTTGTGATTCCATTAGCCGGTATGTTGCTAGCAAACACCATGAATAGCTTGAGTTTATCCGGTGAGCGCTTTGATACTGAGGTAAAAGCTGGGGCGCTGCTCGAAGCTGCTCGCAATAAGGCTTTTTACACAGCGATGATTCCACAAATAAATTGTTTGCTGGCCGTTGGTCTAGTGGCATTACCCGGTATGATGACAGGACAGATTTTGTCTGGCGTTAGTCCATTGGTCGCGGTGCGTTATCAAATTGTGATTATGGTGGCGATATTATGCTCTTCAGCATTCTCCACTGCTTGGTATCTGATGTCTCGCCACAGACAGAGCGTGGATGAAAACTAA
- a CDS encoding adenosine kinase, protein MTKKYDLYALGNALVDVEIEVNETELERLGVEKGVMTLVDEERHDYLLGHLKGNIHQRASGGSAANSVIALAQLGGKAFHSCKVAKDEAGVFYSDDLDDAGVTNTLSQLEGNEGTTGKCLVMITPDADRTMNTFLGISSELKEQDINYEALGDSQYLYIEGYLVSSPDAHFAAIKARDFAREKGVKVATTLSDPNMVRFFKPEIEQILDGGVDLLFCNDDEALEYTGTDNVEKALTILSQQAKQVVITLGKEGALSFDGEKVQTIEPFKVKALDTNGAGDMFAGAFMFGLTNGLSWADSGKLASFASAHLVTQFGPRLKSEAVAELQQFVKKEFSIQ, encoded by the coding sequence ATGACAAAAAAATATGACTTGTACGCGCTCGGAAATGCTTTGGTGGACGTTGAAATCGAAGTCAATGAAACTGAGCTAGAACGTTTGGGCGTTGAAAAGGGTGTGATGACATTGGTCGATGAAGAGCGTCATGATTATTTATTAGGCCATCTCAAAGGAAATATTCACCAAAGAGCATCAGGCGGTTCAGCAGCTAATAGCGTAATCGCGCTGGCACAGCTTGGCGGGAAAGCGTTTCATTCATGCAAAGTTGCTAAAGATGAAGCTGGCGTATTTTACTCGGATGATTTAGATGATGCTGGTGTCACCAATACCTTGAGTCAACTAGAAGGTAACGAAGGTACAACAGGAAAGTGCTTGGTCATGATTACCCCTGACGCCGACCGGACCATGAATACTTTCTTAGGCATCAGTAGTGAACTTAAAGAGCAGGATATTAATTACGAAGCGCTTGGCGACAGTCAGTATTTGTATATTGAGGGTTATTTAGTCAGCTCGCCAGACGCTCATTTTGCAGCGATTAAAGCGCGTGATTTCGCTAGAGAGAAAGGTGTTAAGGTCGCGACCACTTTATCGGATCCAAACATGGTTCGTTTTTTCAAGCCAGAGATTGAGCAGATTCTCGATGGTGGTGTGGATTTATTATTCTGTAATGATGACGAGGCTTTAGAGTATACAGGCACTGATAACGTTGAAAAGGCACTGACCATTTTGTCACAGCAAGCGAAGCAAGTTGTGATTACTTTAGGTAAAGAAGGTGCCTTAAGTTTCGATGGCGAGAAAGTACAAACGATTGAGCCATTTAAGGTGAAAGCGCTTGATACCAATGGTGCTGGCGATATGTTCGCAGGTGCATTTATGTTCGGTCTAACCAACGGTTTAAGCTGGGCAGATTCAGGTAAGCTAGCAAGCTTCGCATCAGCTCACCTTGTGACGCAGTTTGGCCCACGCTTAAAGTCAGAAGCTGTGGCCGAGTTACAACAGTTTGTTAAGAAAGAATTCTCTATTCAGTAA
- the mnmD gene encoding tRNA (5-methylaminomethyl-2-thiouridine)(34)-methyltransferase MnmD, protein MHNAFLGVKPAVIEWRQYDSEKHQWLEASEEQLQSKNSQIAPYSPAFDDIYFNPQDGIAESTHVFLNGNNLEPRFTERHKLQQSSEFHIFESGFGTGLNFLLTAKLWQQTAIRDSKAELHFWSIEQFPLHPNDLKKAFRILGVESEYSEKLLSNYPDALPGIHQLQISDNIVLHLLFYPADKALKELALPESHAFDAWFLDGFAPSKNPDMWAKSLLHFMALHSTHGTTLSTFTVAAALRKPLPHYGFNIEKRPGFGRKREMLTAKFSEKELSTPKPTLATDYITARPKPNKVAIIGAGLAGCSLAHQLHKQQIDVHLFDQHGICSGASNMPSLVALPVLSADHNAYSQLTFHGFRHLKAYIDKYPELAQSQFAHQLSNKKYSQHHLEQYQEVYAKQNWHREESWFQFQTLQVAERLVQALKLPAIQVHGKTFCQHLIKDLDKTQLHLNTKVDDLSQLNEFDHVVIASGYQSPHTACTQNLPQIAPMRGQLTTLKAEHSHTTPINHDGHIAHYNGQLVIGATFENSSDDAVRRENSLTNIAQVNRRFGFHFTEKDIANEHPGVRATSYDRFPFCGYFNQVGDQTLWLNYGFGARGLCFSMLCAKVIANAINQRPSPLPKTLLSRVSPLRIN, encoded by the coding sequence ATGCATAATGCTTTTCTGGGCGTAAAACCCGCTGTTATCGAATGGCGCCAATACGACTCAGAAAAGCATCAGTGGCTTGAAGCTTCCGAAGAGCAGCTTCAATCTAAAAATAGCCAAATAGCCCCCTACTCTCCCGCTTTTGATGATATTTACTTCAACCCTCAAGATGGCATCGCTGAAAGCACGCATGTCTTTTTAAACGGTAATAACCTTGAGCCTAGGTTCACCGAACGACATAAGTTACAACAGAGTTCCGAGTTTCACATTTTTGAATCAGGCTTTGGCACAGGGTTAAATTTTTTATTAACGGCAAAGCTGTGGCAGCAAACAGCGATTCGAGACTCAAAAGCTGAACTCCACTTCTGGTCAATTGAGCAGTTCCCTCTTCACCCTAACGACCTAAAAAAAGCCTTTCGAATACTTGGAGTAGAATCAGAGTATTCGGAAAAGCTGTTAAGTAATTACCCTGATGCTCTGCCTGGGATTCATCAGCTGCAAATCTCAGACAACATCGTGCTTCATTTATTGTTTTACCCCGCGGACAAAGCTCTTAAGGAATTAGCCTTGCCGGAAAGCCACGCTTTCGACGCTTGGTTTTTAGATGGTTTTGCGCCCAGTAAGAATCCCGACATGTGGGCTAAAAGCCTACTACACTTCATGGCGCTTCACAGCACTCATGGCACCACATTGTCGACCTTTACCGTCGCAGCTGCGTTAAGAAAGCCTCTGCCACACTATGGCTTCAATATCGAAAAGCGTCCAGGCTTTGGGCGAAAGCGTGAAATGTTAACTGCTAAATTCAGTGAAAAAGAGCTCTCCACACCGAAACCTACGCTCGCTACAGACTATATCACAGCACGCCCCAAACCAAACAAAGTAGCTATCATTGGTGCCGGTCTAGCTGGTTGCTCCTTAGCGCATCAGTTACATAAGCAACAGATCGACGTCCACTTGTTCGATCAGCATGGCATTTGTAGTGGCGCTTCCAACATGCCGTCACTGGTCGCTTTACCCGTTTTATCGGCTGATCATAATGCCTACAGTCAACTCACCTTTCATGGCTTCCGTCACTTAAAAGCCTATATTGATAAGTACCCCGAGCTAGCGCAAAGTCAGTTTGCACACCAACTGAGCAATAAAAAATATTCGCAACACCACTTAGAGCAGTACCAAGAGGTTTACGCGAAGCAAAACTGGCATAGAGAAGAAAGCTGGTTTCAATTTCAAACGTTACAAGTTGCTGAGCGCTTGGTTCAAGCACTCAAACTTCCAGCGATTCAAGTGCACGGGAAAACTTTTTGTCAGCACTTAATTAAAGACTTGGACAAAACTCAGTTGCACCTTAATACTAAAGTTGACGACTTAAGTCAGCTCAATGAATTCGACCATGTTGTCATCGCTAGTGGTTATCAAAGCCCTCATACGGCGTGTACTCAGAACCTGCCTCAAATCGCCCCTATGCGAGGCCAACTAACCACTTTAAAAGCCGAACATAGTCACACAACCCCTATCAACCACGATGGGCATATCGCTCATTACAACGGCCAGTTAGTTATTGGAGCAACCTTTGAAAATAGCTCTGATGACGCTGTCAGAAGAGAAAACTCATTAACCAATATAGCGCAGGTCAATCGGCGTTTTGGGTTTCATTTTACTGAAAAAGATATTGCTAACGAGCACCCTGGAGTGCGAGCGACCAGTTATGACCGCTTCCCATTTTGCGGTTATTTTAATCAAGTTGGCGATCAAACCCTTTGGCTGAACTACGGCTTTGGTGCTCGCGGATTATGCTTCTCAATGCTGTGTGCAAAAGTTATTGCAAACGCCATCAATCAGCGCCCTTCACCGCTTCCGAAAACACTACTAAGTAGAGTTTCACCTCTAAGGATAAATTAG
- a CDS encoding lysophospholipid acyltransferase family protein, with translation MNELTVKKANLLRAWWVILVSIAATGKYSLLTLGTALFNRSESAKKTVRPKIDRVIYRWGTCLVNAVRLRWTVEGDLESQAEPGRRVIIVANHSSAYDIPLIFAALPGSIRMISKKELFKIPLLSRAMKTAEILSIDRQNRQQAIKDLSIAKEKMESGIRICMFPEGTRSSNGKLYPLKKGAIRLAIDTNALIIPVAIEDIYKVLPNKKWLQMRLNQKVSVKVGKAIDCREFEVADRNQLTELVYNSLYSMLSEQQGEVAS, from the coding sequence TTGAACGAACTAACAGTCAAAAAAGCAAACCTACTTAGAGCTTGGTGGGTAATATTGGTCTCTATTGCCGCAACGGGCAAGTATAGTCTATTGACCCTTGGAACCGCTCTATTTAATCGCAGCGAATCAGCCAAAAAGACCGTGAGGCCTAAAATTGACCGCGTTATTTATCGTTGGGGAACTTGCCTAGTCAATGCGGTTCGTCTGCGTTGGACGGTGGAGGGTGATTTAGAGAGTCAGGCTGAGCCTGGGCGTCGTGTTATTATTGTCGCTAATCATTCCAGCGCATACGATATTCCGCTTATTTTTGCTGCGCTCCCAGGCAGTATTCGTATGATTTCTAAGAAAGAATTGTTCAAAATCCCACTGCTCTCTAGAGCGATGAAAACCGCTGAAATCCTTTCGATCGATCGACAAAATCGGCAACAAGCGATTAAAGACCTCAGTATCGCTAAAGAAAAAATGGAGAGCGGTATTCGCATTTGCATGTTCCCAGAAGGAACCCGTTCAAGTAATGGCAAGCTCTACCCACTGAAAAAAGGCGCCATTCGGTTAGCCATTGATACTAATGCATTGATTATTCCTGTGGCGATCGAAGATATCTATAAAGTGCTTCCTAATAAAAAGTGGTTACAGATGCGTTTAAATCAAAAGGTTAGCGTAAAGGTAGGCAAGGCTATTGATTGTCGAGAATTTGAGGTGGCAGATCGCAATCAACTTACAGAATTAGTATATAATTCATTATATAGCATGTTAAGCGAACAGCAGGGCGAGGTGGCCTCATGA
- the folE gene encoding GTP cyclohydrolase I FolE, translating to MSDKLANLYKDVLVELGEDISRNGILDTPTRAAKAMQFLTQGYEQDLNTVVNGAIFDSDNDSMVIVKDIELYSMCEHHMLPFIGKAHVGYLPTGKVIGLSKIARIVDMFARRLQIQENLTKQIAEAIQEVTGASGVGVIIEAKHMCMMMRGVEKQNSVMTSSTMLGQFRSSQNTRNEFLTLIEKK from the coding sequence ATGTCCGATAAGTTAGCAAATTTATATAAAGATGTGTTGGTCGAATTAGGTGAAGACATTTCACGCAACGGTATCCTCGACACACCTACTCGCGCCGCAAAAGCAATGCAATTTTTGACCCAAGGGTATGAGCAAGACTTAAATACCGTGGTCAATGGTGCAATATTTGATTCTGATAATGATTCAATGGTTATCGTTAAGGACATAGAGCTTTACTCTATGTGTGAGCACCACATGCTACCATTTATCGGGAAAGCCCACGTTGGATACTTGCCAACAGGTAAGGTTATTGGCTTATCAAAGATTGCTCGCATCGTTGACATGTTTGCCCGTCGATTACAGATTCAGGAGAATTTAACCAAGCAAATTGCTGAGGCAATACAAGAAGTGACTGGAGCATCTGGTGTTGGCGTTATTATCGAAGCAAAACACATGTGTATGATGATGCGTGGCGTTGAGAAGCAAAACTCCGTCATGACCAGCTCCACCATGCTGGGCCAATTCCGCTCGTCTCAGAATACACGTAACGAGTTCTTGACCCTTATAGAAAAGAAATAA
- the prmB gene encoding 50S ribosomal protein L3 N(5)-glutamine methyltransferase — translation MNEQDIYQQAEQELSSIADFVRFAATQFHQSDLYFGHGTDNPWDEAVAVVLQMLDLPADYPQSMLGAQVLTEEKKHLIHAIKTRVSERKPLAFITNKAYFAGLEFFVDERVLVPRSPIAELIHNDFYPWLEADNPKVLDLCCGSGCIGLATAAYIDDAEVVMSDISEDALTVAEINIERLGLYHKARAVQSDLFDGLEGEQFDLIVSNPPYVDAEDLADMPQEYHHEPEIGLGSGLDGLDITRQILENAAHYLSDQGVLIVEVGNSWPALEESFPEVEFNWIEFEQGGDGVFVLTKKQLLEYFS, via the coding sequence ATGAATGAACAAGACATTTACCAACAAGCTGAACAAGAGTTAAGCAGCATCGCTGACTTTGTACGCTTTGCGGCAACACAGTTCCACCAATCCGATCTGTATTTCGGTCATGGCACAGATAATCCGTGGGATGAGGCTGTCGCTGTTGTACTTCAAATGCTTGATTTGCCAGCAGATTATCCTCAAAGTATGCTAGGTGCTCAGGTTCTTACAGAAGAAAAGAAGCACTTAATTCATGCTATTAAAACTCGGGTCTCCGAGCGAAAACCCTTAGCGTTTATTACTAATAAAGCTTATTTTGCAGGTTTAGAGTTCTTTGTTGATGAGCGAGTCCTAGTGCCGCGCTCACCAATTGCTGAATTGATCCATAATGATTTTTACCCATGGCTTGAAGCCGATAACCCGAAAGTATTGGATTTATGCTGTGGAAGTGGTTGTATTGGCCTTGCTACGGCGGCCTATATCGATGATGCCGAAGTCGTGATGTCTGATATATCAGAAGATGCGTTGACGGTAGCTGAAATTAATATTGAGCGTTTAGGCTTGTATCATAAAGCACGTGCGGTGCAGTCTGATTTGTTTGATGGCTTAGAGGGTGAGCAGTTTGACTTGATCGTCTCCAACCCACCGTATGTTGACGCTGAAGATTTAGCTGACATGCCACAAGAGTATCACCACGAGCCTGAAATTGGCTTGGGTTCAGGGCTTGATGGTTTGGACATTACACGCCAAATTTTAGAAAATGCGGCACACTACTTAAGCGACCAAGGTGTTCTTATCGTAGAGGTCGGAAACAGTTGGCCAGCTCTTGAAGAAAGCTTCCCTGAGGTTGAGTTTAACTGGATTGAATTTGAACAGGGTGGTGATGGTGTCTTTGTTTTAACTAAAAAACAATTACTCGAATATTTCAGCTAA
- a CDS encoding SixA phosphatase family protein produces MRHGDAPYINGERQISETGHQQIKQMTRWFAEYLLKHETKLDTLLVSPVLRAQQTADTFEETLSSLVDYRWQRQTESLLSSESDPDMTIPYVEEATEGTTMLISHMPLVSHLWAGWLRGESQYFPTAAIGSLVFNKMNQSARKVSFHTPE; encoded by the coding sequence ATGAGACATGGCGACGCTCCTTACATTAATGGGGAGCGTCAAATTTCTGAGACGGGGCATCAGCAAATCAAGCAAATGACACGCTGGTTTGCAGAATATCTGCTAAAACACGAAACTAAGCTCGATACTTTATTGGTGAGTCCAGTTTTGCGAGCACAACAAACCGCAGATACCTTTGAAGAAACCCTATCTTCTCTAGTCGATTATCGTTGGCAGCGACAAACAGAGTCTTTGTTGAGTTCAGAATCTGATCCTGATATGACGATTCCTTATGTTGAAGAAGCGACAGAAGGAACCACTATGTTGATCAGTCACATGCCTCTGGTTTCTCATTTATGGGCCGGTTGGTTGAGAGGGGAGAGTCAATATTTCCCGACCGCAGCGATTGGCAGCCTCGTGTTTAATAAGATGAATCAGAGCGCTAGAAAAGTGTCGTTCCACACGCCAGAGTAA
- a CDS encoding ATP-NAD kinase family protein produces MFTLGFIINPFAGIGGKVGLKGSDGEAIRTEAFARGAKPQAVQRAKIALEALMPYKEQLLILTASGDMGENLLEDMGFRFKVVYQSHEPSTSDDTIKAATIMVGLEDKSDAIDVLLFAGGDGTARNIYEAVDGTVPVLGIPAGVKIHSGVYAVTPHAAGLVIEKMINKELVSLLETSVMDIDEDAFRKGVVRAKQYGEMQVPAEHRYVQATKSGGRELEELVLQDIADFITDNMDDDNYYLIGSGSTCAFLMESMGLENTLLGLDCVHAGKVIASDMTESDILRLLSEHGGKVKLVITVIGGQGHIVGRGNQQLSAKVLSQLEKDDIYIIATKTKLKELEGKPLIVDSDDPALNQRLSGVMKVITGYEDFILYPVGLNN; encoded by the coding sequence ATGTTTACTTTAGGTTTTATCATTAATCCTTTTGCCGGCATTGGTGGCAAAGTAGGCCTCAAAGGCAGTGATGGCGAGGCCATTCGAACAGAAGCTTTCGCTCGCGGGGCAAAGCCACAGGCTGTTCAGCGCGCGAAAATTGCTCTGGAAGCATTGATGCCATACAAAGAACAGCTCCTTATCTTAACGGCTTCGGGCGATATGGGAGAGAACCTTCTTGAGGACATGGGGTTCCGATTTAAAGTGGTGTATCAATCACATGAGCCTTCAACTTCTGATGACACGATTAAGGCGGCTACGATCATGGTTGGACTTGAAGACAAGTCCGACGCTATTGATGTGTTGCTGTTCGCTGGAGGGGATGGCACTGCCCGAAATATTTATGAGGCCGTTGACGGCACTGTACCAGTTCTTGGTATTCCAGCTGGTGTAAAGATTCATTCAGGGGTCTATGCCGTAACGCCACATGCCGCAGGGTTAGTGATCGAGAAAATGATTAATAAAGAGCTAGTGAGCCTGCTTGAAACGTCGGTGATGGATATTGACGAAGATGCGTTCCGGAAAGGTGTGGTTCGAGCTAAGCAGTATGGCGAGATGCAGGTTCCAGCGGAGCATCGTTATGTCCAAGCCACAAAGTCGGGTGGGCGTGAGCTAGAAGAGTTAGTCCTACAGGATATTGCTGATTTTATCACCGACAATATGGATGATGATAATTATTATTTAATTGGCTCTGGATCAACCTGCGCTTTTTTGATGGAGTCGATGGGACTGGAGAATACCTTGCTAGGCCTCGACTGTGTCCATGCTGGCAAGGTTATCGCGAGCGATATGACAGAGTCGGACATATTAAGACTGCTGTCAGAGCACGGAGGAAAGGTCAAGCTAGTTATTACCGTGATTGGAGGACAAGGCCATATCGTTGGGCGAGGGAATCAACAGTTAAGTGCCAAAGTCTTATCACAGCTGGAAAAAGACGATATATATATCATTGCCACTAAAACCAAGCTTAAGGAACTGGAAGGGAAGCCGCTTATCGTGGATAGCGATGATCCCGCCTTGAACCAACGATTATCAGGTGTAATGAAGGTGATCACCGGTTATGAAGACTTTATTTTGTATCCAGTAGGACTAAACAATTAG